In one Halichondria panicea chromosome 4, odHalPani1.1, whole genome shotgun sequence genomic region, the following are encoded:
- the LOC135335225 gene encoding uncharacterized protein LOC135335225, which yields MQTSIPAGKSEEASRCLDRSTILVLELMDCSLRSYFSNLDEESLTSECEISLSKDIACGLSYIHSKLIIHRDLCGDNILLKLAQPLPIAKICDFGMSRLYDSTKLSHTLTAVGHRMGYLPIEAIRLDVEKYDNSLDVFSLGVIIVQIVCKLKTIKSAKDRSDHVAQIPHTHRLRKLINSCLQEDMTKRPTARDICESIK from the exons ATGCAGACAAGTATCCCAGCTGGCAAAAGTGAAGAGGCCAGCAGGTGTTTAGATC gtagtacaatcctcgttctagagctgatggattgcagtCTGAGATCCTACTTCTCCAAccttgatgaagagtccctcactagcgaatgtgaaattagcctctccaaagacatAGCTTGTGGTCTGTcttacattcacagcaagctgattatccaccgtgacctctgtggtgaTAACATCTTGCTAAAGCTTGCACAACCACTGCCTATTGCAAAGATTTGCGattttggcatgtcacggctatacgatTCCAccaagcttagccacaccctcacagccgttggtcaccgtatggggtatctacctATCGAGGCTATTCGATTAGACGTTGAGAAATACGATAATAGCCTGGATGTGTTTTCCCTTGGGGTGATTATAGtgcagattgtttgcaagctgAAGACAATCAAATCAGCCAAGGATCGATCAGaccatgttgcccagatccctcacacacacaggttgaggaagcttatcaacagttgtttgcaagaagacatgacgAAGAGACCAactgccagggacatctgtgagtctaTTAAATAG
- the LOC135335606 gene encoding uncharacterized protein LOC135335606 isoform X4: MNPDNERKQERLRIRRDRERQARTQETADTETPEARQARLHQMAASTQTSRASETPEARQARLQQMAASTQTSTASDTPEARQACLQQMAASTQTSRASETPEARQARSPHDTLCHPSTVYNGSLDTPYTDPKAPIHIVSGSAGCRERHSGFQKRGLRLQ, from the exons ATGAATCCTGACAACGAACGCAAACAAGAAAGACTTCGAATAAGGAGGGATCGAGAGAGACAAGCAAGAACCCAAGAAACAGCTGACACagagactcctgaggccagGCAGGCACGCCTACACCAAATGGCTGCTTCCACCCAAACCAGCAGAGCTTCAG agactcctgaggccaggcaggcacgcctacagcaaatGGCTGCTTCCACCCAAACCAGCACAGCTTCAG ATACTCCTGAGGCCAGACAGGCATGCCTACAGCAAATGGCTGCTTCAACTCAAACCAGCAGAGCCTCGG agactcctgaggccagACAGGCACGCTCGCCCCATGACACCTTGTGTCACCCTAGTACA GTGTACAATGGCTCCCTGGACACTCCCTACACTGACCCAAAGGCACCCATTCACATTGTGTCAGGATCAGCC GGTTGCCGTGAGAGACACTCTGGGTTCCAAAAGCGAGGACTACGGCTACAGTAG
- the LOC135335606 gene encoding uncharacterized protein LOC135335606 isoform X3: protein MNPDNERKQERLRIRRDRERQARTQETADTETPEARQARLHQMAASTQTSRASETPEARQARLQQMAASTQTSTASDTPEARQACLQQMAASTQTSRASETPEARQARSPHDTLCHPSTVISQCTMAPWTLPTLTQRHPFTLCQDQPVAVRDTLGSKSEDYGYSRMTVSCTVEQISADQDGTVITSSPLYHQTLNHAWTLL, encoded by the exons ATGAATCCTGACAACGAACGCAAACAAGAAAGACTTCGAATAAGGAGGGATCGAGAGAGACAAGCAAGAACCCAAGAAACAGCTGACACagagactcctgaggccagGCAGGCACGCCTACACCAAATGGCTGCTTCCACCCAAACCAGCAGAGCTTCAG agactcctgaggccaggcaggcacgcctacagcaaatGGCTGCTTCCACCCAAACCAGCACAGCTTCAG ATACTCCTGAGGCCAGACAGGCATGCCTACAGCAAATGGCTGCTTCAACTCAAACCAGCAGAGCCTCGG agactcctgaggccagACAGGCACGCTCGCCCCATGACACCTTGTGTCACCCTAGTACAGTAATATCACA GTGTACAATGGCTCCCTGGACACTCCCTACACTGACCCAAAGGCACCCATTCACATTGTGTCAGGATCAGCC GGTTGCCGTGAGAGACACTCTGGGTTCCAAAAGCGAGGACTACGGCTACAGTAGGATGACAGTGTCATGCACAGTGGAGCAGATCAGTGCCGatcag GATGGCACTGTTATTACAAGTTCACCATTATATCACCAAACACTAAACCATGCATGGACCCTACTATAA
- the LOC135335606 gene encoding uncharacterized protein LOC135335606 isoform X1, whose product MNPDNERKQERLRIRRDRERQARTQETADTETPEARQARLHQMAASTQTSRASETPEARQARLQQMAASTQTSTASDTPEARQACLQQMAASTQTSRASETPEARQARSPHDTLCHPSTVISQCTMAPWTLPTLTQRHPFTLCQDQPVAVRDTLGSKSEDYGYSRMTVSCTVEQISADQPARIALLLTCTIQVPGHHQTLYHDMDPTIVDCLHALNSLIVKIIMICVKKLTVNKLFVLC is encoded by the exons ATGAATCCTGACAACGAACGCAAACAAGAAAGACTTCGAATAAGGAGGGATCGAGAGAGACAAGCAAGAACCCAAGAAACAGCTGACACagagactcctgaggccagGCAGGCACGCCTACACCAAATGGCTGCTTCCACCCAAACCAGCAGAGCTTCAG agactcctgaggccaggcaggcacgcctacagcaaatGGCTGCTTCCACCCAAACCAGCACAGCTTCAG ATACTCCTGAGGCCAGACAGGCATGCCTACAGCAAATGGCTGCTTCAACTCAAACCAGCAGAGCCTCGG agactcctgaggccagACAGGCACGCTCGCCCCATGACACCTTGTGTCACCCTAGTACAGTAATATCACA GTGTACAATGGCTCCCTGGACACTCCCTACACTGACCCAAAGGCACCCATTCACATTGTGTCAGGATCAGCC GGTTGCCGTGAGAGACACTCTGGGTTCCAAAAGCGAGGACTACGGCTACAGTAGGATGACAGTGTCATGCACAGTGGAGCAGATCAGTGCCGatcag CCTGCTAGGATAGCACTGTTATTGACATGTACAATTCAAGTCCCTGGCCATCATCAAACACTATACCATGATATGGACCCTACAATTGTTGACTGTCTACATGCACTGAATTCTTTAAtcgtgaaaataattatgatttgtgTCAAGAAATTAACAGTAAACAAATTATTCGTTCTCTGTTGA
- the LOC135335606 gene encoding uncharacterized protein LOC135335606 isoform X2: protein MNPDNERKQERLRIRRDRERQARTQETADTETPEARQARLHQMAASTQTSRASETPEARQARLQQMAASTQTSTASDTPEARQACLQQMAASTQTSRASETPEARQARSPHDTLCHPSTVISQCTMAPWTLPTLTQRHPFTLCQDQPVAVRDTLGSKSEDYGYSRMTVSCTVEQISADQPARMALLLTCTIQVPGHHQTLYHGPYNC, encoded by the exons ATGAATCCTGACAACGAACGCAAACAAGAAAGACTTCGAATAAGGAGGGATCGAGAGAGACAAGCAAGAACCCAAGAAACAGCTGACACagagactcctgaggccagGCAGGCACGCCTACACCAAATGGCTGCTTCCACCCAAACCAGCAGAGCTTCAG agactcctgaggccaggcaggcacgcctacagcaaatGGCTGCTTCCACCCAAACCAGCACAGCTTCAG ATACTCCTGAGGCCAGACAGGCATGCCTACAGCAAATGGCTGCTTCAACTCAAACCAGCAGAGCCTCGG agactcctgaggccagACAGGCACGCTCGCCCCATGACACCTTGTGTCACCCTAGTACAGTAATATCACA GTGTACAATGGCTCCCTGGACACTCCCTACACTGACCCAAAGGCACCCATTCACATTGTGTCAGGATCAGCC GGTTGCCGTGAGAGACACTCTGGGTTCCAAAAGCGAGGACTACGGCTACAGTAGGATGACAGTGTCATGCACAGTGGAGCAGATCAGTGCCGatcag CCTGCTAGGATGGCACTGTTATTGACATGTACAATTCAAGTCCCTGGCCATCATCAAACACTATACCATGGACCCTACAATTGTTGA